A region of Actinobacillus porcitonsillarum DNA encodes the following proteins:
- a CDS encoding cold-shock protein, translated as MSKVTGTVKWFNATKGFGFIAPDQGGEDIFVHFSAIESNGGYRTLEEGAKVEFEVQASDRGASAANVKKI; from the coding sequence ATGTCTAAAGTAACAGGCACAGTAAAATGGTTTAACGCAACGAAAGGATTTGGTTTTATCGCTCCAGATCAAGGTGGCGAAGATATTTTTGTACACTTCTCTGCGATTGAAAGCAATGGTGGATACCGCACTTTGGAAGAAGGCGCAAAAGTAGAATTTGAAGTACAAGCGTCAGATCGTGGTGCTTCTGCTGCGAATGTGAAAAAAATTTAA
- the proQ gene encoding RNA chaperone ProQ: MSEQQLDAQIETSEASTQSSANKVNPPIKEVIAYLAEKFPLCFITEGEVKPLKIGLFQDLAEALADDENVSKTQLRQVLRAYTMSWRYLASCKPNAVRVGLQGEEAGIVDEQQAEHAAIALAQAKEAFEARKAEQRKAQRKEFFKKQREEGKSAPQHKAKKAFVKRKAADAPKATAESLAALANKFSR, translated from the coding sequence ATGTCAGAACAACAATTAGATGCACAAATTGAAACAAGTGAAGCATCAACTCAGTCCTCAGCAAATAAAGTGAATCCCCCTATTAAAGAGGTTATTGCTTATTTAGCAGAAAAATTCCCACTCTGTTTTATTACAGAAGGCGAGGTAAAACCATTAAAAATTGGTCTTTTCCAAGATTTAGCTGAAGCATTAGCTGATGATGAGAACGTCAGTAAAACGCAATTACGTCAAGTTTTACGTGCTTACACAATGAGCTGGCGCTATTTAGCAAGTTGTAAACCGAATGCTGTGCGTGTAGGGTTACAAGGTGAAGAGGCTGGTATTGTTGATGAGCAACAAGCAGAACATGCAGCGATTGCTTTAGCACAAGCAAAAGAGGCTTTTGAAGCGCGTAAAGCAGAGCAACGTAAGGCACAACGTAAAGAATTTTTCAAAAAACAACGTGAAGAAGGTAAATCGGCTCCTCAACATAAAGCGAAAAAAGCTTTTGTGAAGAGAAAAGCGGCGGATGCACCTAAAGCAACAGCAGAAAGTTTAGCGGCTTTAGCCAATAAGTTTAGTCGATAA
- the prc gene encoding carboxy terminal-processing peptidase, with product MKLNKINRFVTCVVMSLFVGQSFAIEPQIKADALVTPKPTEQHSLSTKRVTARLTQSHYHKFKLDDEFAGKIFNRYMDWLDPAHNTFLQSDVDEMRKKYASTLDDELYEGKLDSAFAMYDLMSKRRYERYQYALSLLDKEPNLKADDVIENDREKAPFPTTVENADKLWEQRVKNDIISLYLKDKKWPEIKKTLAKRYNLAIKRLTQVKADDILQTYLNSFAREIDPHTSYLSPRAAKAFQESMNLSLEGIGATLSMEDDVTTIKSLVPGAPAARSKKLAVGDKIVGVGQGDKGEIEDVIGWRLDDVVDKIKGKKGSKVRLEIEPEKGGKTKIITLIRDKVRIEDSAAKLTIDKIDGKNIAVIKIPTFYIGLTKDVRKLLDQMKEKKAEGLIIDLRENGGGSLTEVIELSGLFIKEGPVVQVRDAFNRIKVHEDPEADKSVYDGNLMVMINRHSASASEIFAAAMQDYNRAIIVGQQTFGKGTVQQSRSLNFVYDLDQEPLGYIQYTIQKFYRINGGSTQLKGVEADIKFPEIINAAKTGESFEDNALPWDKIPAASYQLAGSARNAVEELTKKHEERIAKDPEFIALNEDIALRKERDDRKFTSLNLAERQKENDEDEARRLANLNERFKREGKKALKNIDALPKDYEAPDFFLKETEKMMVDWLEIDKK from the coding sequence ATGAAACTGAATAAAATAAATCGATTTGTTACATGCGTGGTAATGAGTCTTTTCGTTGGGCAGAGTTTTGCCATCGAGCCACAAATTAAAGCAGACGCTTTAGTGACACCAAAACCAACAGAGCAACATTCGCTTTCAACCAAGCGAGTCACAGCACGTTTAACGCAGTCACATTATCATAAATTCAAATTAGATGATGAGTTTGCGGGTAAAATTTTTAACCGTTATATGGATTGGTTAGATCCAGCGCATAATACTTTTTTACAATCTGATGTTGATGAGATGCGTAAAAAATATGCTTCAACTTTAGATGATGAATTATACGAAGGTAAATTAGATTCTGCGTTTGCTATGTATGATTTAATGTCTAAACGCCGCTATGAGCGCTATCAATACGCTTTATCTCTATTAGACAAAGAGCCAAATTTAAAGGCTGATGATGTTATTGAGAATGATCGCGAAAAGGCACCGTTCCCAACAACAGTAGAAAATGCCGATAAATTATGGGAACAGCGTGTCAAAAATGACATTATCAGCTTGTATTTAAAAGACAAAAAATGGCCGGAAATTAAGAAAACATTAGCTAAACGTTATAATTTAGCGATTAAACGCCTAACACAAGTAAAAGCAGATGATATTTTACAAACGTATTTAAATTCTTTTGCTCGTGAGATTGATCCGCATACAAGTTATTTATCGCCTCGTGCGGCAAAAGCATTCCAAGAGAGTATGAACCTTTCTCTTGAAGGGATTGGTGCAACACTTTCAATGGAAGATGATGTTACAACAATCAAATCGCTCGTACCTGGCGCACCAGCGGCTCGTAGCAAGAAACTAGCTGTAGGCGATAAAATTGTGGGTGTAGGGCAAGGCGACAAAGGAGAAATTGAAGACGTCATTGGCTGGCGTTTAGATGATGTTGTCGATAAGATCAAAGGGAAAAAAGGTTCTAAGGTTCGTTTAGAGATTGAACCTGAAAAAGGCGGCAAAACGAAAATTATTACCTTAATCCGCGATAAAGTCCGTATTGAAGATAGTGCTGCTAAATTGACTATCGATAAGATTGATGGGAAAAACATTGCGGTTATTAAGATCCCGACTTTCTATATTGGTTTAACAAAAGATGTTCGTAAATTATTAGACCAAATGAAAGAGAAAAAAGCAGAAGGTCTGATTATTGATTTACGTGAGAATGGCGGTGGTTCACTGACAGAAGTGATTGAACTATCAGGCTTATTTATTAAAGAAGGTCCGGTTGTTCAAGTACGAGATGCATTTAATCGCATTAAAGTACACGAAGATCCTGAAGCGGATAAGTCGGTTTATGATGGTAATTTAATGGTAATGATCAATCGCCATAGTGCTTCTGCTTCAGAAATTTTCGCAGCGGCAATGCAAGATTACAATCGTGCGATTATTGTTGGACAACAAACCTTTGGTAAAGGTACGGTTCAACAAAGCCGTTCGTTAAATTTTGTGTATGATTTAGATCAGGAGCCACTTGGCTATATTCAATATACGATTCAAAAATTCTATCGTATTAACGGCGGTAGTACCCAATTAAAAGGGGTTGAAGCGGATATTAAGTTCCCAGAAATTATCAATGCAGCAAAAACAGGAGAAAGCTTCGAAGATAATGCGCTTCCTTGGGATAAAATTCCGGCAGCTTCTTACCAATTAGCCGGTTCTGCTCGTAATGCTGTAGAAGAATTAACGAAGAAACATGAAGAGCGTATCGCAAAAGATCCTGAATTTATCGCATTAAATGAGGATATTGCACTACGTAAAGAGCGTGATGATCGTAAATTTACTTCATTAAATTTAGCTGAGCGTCAGAAAGAAAACGATGAAGATGAAGCTAGACGATTGGCAAATCTCAACGAACGTTTCAAACGTGAAGGCAAAAAAGCGTTAAAAAATATTGATGCTCTACCAAAAGACTACGAAGCACCGGACTTTTTCTTGAAAGAAACGGAGAAAATGATGGTCGATTGGTTAGAAATTGATAAAAAGTAA
- a CDS encoding L,D-transpeptidase family protein, with amino-acid sequence MNKIKLLPLMMALSSVAIAETSSQTNMSAEQTSTAVVNVPTVPQTAPVSQPIHDGVLPQLSFEAQQARAAELSKRADYAYEQEQIRQEQARKLAAAEQKVKQTVGNNDLLLSSTTSKVYLDNDFSPMWNDKSATRQFLKEYAAFAASGVSPKSAKALQQILNQPEGLARDMLLTDSFLDYLYYNKNVYRNANNWLYNLGSYSPKAPSGEQIASWVKSVKSGSSGQFVANLVPRNHIYQETVQRLFVMSPGASTSTKKATKGKSKNVAATPVDEVAATGSSSFYKLALNAQRLRIIPSFNNGIFVNIPSYQLYYFRDGQLALQSKVIVGREDRRTPVMYSKLSNVVVNPPWNVPTSILTKDIVPKLARNPGIADSLSYEILDGSGNKVNPRSVNWSQYLNAKSIPYRIRQKAGDDSALGRYKFNMPSSDAIYLHDTPNHGLFSRTDRALSSGCVRVAKSSELASILLKEAGWSAEKQQSVLASKKTTSANIRSDNPVYLYYVTSWVEGGKVYTLPDIYKLDNSIPKTSISWNKVKNVI; translated from the coding sequence ATGAATAAAATTAAATTATTACCATTGATGATGGCTCTTTCTAGCGTAGCAATTGCTGAAACATCATCACAAACAAATATGTCTGCGGAGCAAACATCCACTGCGGTTGTTAATGTACCGACTGTACCACAAACAGCGCCTGTTTCTCAGCCGATTCACGATGGTGTTTTACCTCAACTTAGTTTTGAAGCTCAACAAGCTAGAGCTGCAGAGTTATCAAAACGAGCAGACTATGCTTATGAGCAAGAGCAAATTCGTCAAGAACAAGCTCGAAAATTAGCTGCTGCGGAGCAAAAAGTAAAACAAACAGTAGGTAATAATGATTTATTATTAAGTTCAACCACATCAAAAGTTTATTTAGACAATGATTTTTCGCCAATGTGGAATGATAAGTCAGCTACTCGTCAATTTTTAAAAGAATATGCTGCGTTTGCAGCAAGTGGTGTTTCGCCTAAATCAGCAAAAGCATTACAGCAAATCTTAAATCAACCAGAAGGATTGGCGCGTGATATGTTATTAACGGATAGTTTTTTAGACTATCTTTATTACAATAAAAATGTATATCGTAATGCAAATAACTGGTTATATAACTTAGGATCATATTCTCCTAAGGCTCCATCGGGAGAGCAGATTGCGAGCTGGGTTAAATCTGTAAAAAGTGGTAGTTCAGGTCAGTTTGTTGCGAATTTAGTACCACGTAACCATATTTATCAAGAAACAGTACAACGCTTGTTTGTAATGTCTCCTGGTGCTTCAACATCTACTAAGAAAGCTACTAAAGGCAAATCTAAAAATGTAGCAGCCACACCTGTTGATGAAGTCGCGGCAACGGGATCAAGCTCTTTCTATAAATTGGCATTAAATGCTCAGCGTTTACGTATTATTCCAAGTTTTAATAATGGTATCTTTGTAAATATTCCAAGCTACCAATTATACTATTTCCGCGATGGTCAATTAGCGTTACAGTCAAAAGTAATTGTTGGACGTGAAGATCGCCGTACACCGGTAATGTATAGCAAACTTAGTAATGTAGTGGTAAATCCGCCATGGAATGTACCAACAAGTATTTTAACAAAAGATATCGTACCAAAATTGGCAAGAAATCCAGGGATTGCAGATAGTTTAAGTTACGAAATTTTGGATGGTAGCGGTAATAAAGTAAATCCTCGCAGTGTGAATTGGTCGCAGTATTTGAATGCGAAAAGTATACCTTACCGCATTCGTCAAAAAGCGGGTGATGATAGTGCTTTAGGACGTTATAAATTCAACATGCCAAGTTCAGATGCAATTTATTTACACGATACACCAAATCATGGATTATTTAGTCGTACAGATCGTGCTTTAAGTTCGGGATGTGTGCGTGTAGCAAAATCAAGTGAATTGGCAAGCATCTTATTAAAAGAAGCTGGTTGGTCTGCCGAGAAACAGCAAAGTGTCTTAGCGAGTAAAAAAACCACTTCAGCTAATATTCGTTCAGATAACCCTGTTTATCTATACTACGTGACCTCATGGGTTGAAGGTGGCAAGGTTTATACTTTACCGGATATTTATAAATTAGATAACAGTATTCCAAAAACATCAATTAGTTGGAATAAAGTAAAAAATGTGATCTAG
- a CDS encoding YcbK family protein, translated as MNQINIQRRKWLSLGGLVLGASLLPNQVMASLSTVAPLALRFRNVNTGDTHAVKFSGGGLASADLSQLNYLMRDRHTGQVKRIDPNLFVKLNQLQQRLGFRNAEILVLSGYRSAKTNAALRRNHRGVASNSFHIRGQAIDFQVSGVPLSKVKAAAESLHNGGVGYYPRSNFVHVDTGPVRTWRGV; from the coding sequence ATGAACCAAATTAATATCCAACGCCGAAAATGGCTATCTCTAGGCGGGCTTGTATTAGGAGCAAGTCTTTTGCCTAATCAAGTGATGGCAAGTTTATCAACGGTGGCACCACTTGCATTACGTTTTCGTAATGTGAATACTGGCGATACCCATGCCGTTAAATTTAGTGGTGGCGGGTTGGCTTCAGCAGATTTAAGCCAACTTAATTATTTAATGCGTGACCGCCATACCGGACAAGTAAAACGTATTGATCCGAATTTATTTGTTAAATTAAATCAGTTACAACAACGTTTAGGTTTTCGTAATGCTGAAATCTTAGTATTAAGTGGCTATCGTTCAGCGAAAACAAACGCCGCATTACGCCGTAATCATAGAGGTGTTGCGAGCAATAGTTTCCATATTCGTGGGCAAGCAATAGATTTTCAGGTTTCTGGTGTTCCATTAAGCAAAGTTAAAGCCGCAGCAGAAAGTTTACATAATGGTGGTGTTGGCTATTATCCACGTAGTAACTTTGTTCATGTGGACACAGGTCCGGTCAGAACATGGCGTGGAGTATAA
- a CDS encoding MBL fold metallo-hydrolase yields the protein MFNLQIIPVSPFQQNCSVIWDDNKNAAIIDAGDNAERIIQFVEQQELNVEKLLITHAHLDHIMAVESVRDHFGVPVYGSHLADKPLFEQLPQMCEKFGLPPVKGFLPDHWLKEGDEVTVGALKFNIRHLPGHAPGHIGFFDLENKVAFSGDVLFKDSIGRTDLYLGNFEQLIDTIKTKMFDLEDDFIIIPGHGAHTTIGREKVHNPFLK from the coding sequence ATGTTTAATTTACAGATTATTCCCGTTAGTCCTTTTCAACAAAATTGTTCTGTCATTTGGGATGATAATAAAAATGCAGCGATTATTGATGCGGGCGATAATGCAGAGCGAATCATTCAATTTGTGGAACAGCAAGAACTTAACGTTGAAAAATTATTAATTACGCATGCCCATCTTGATCATATTATGGCAGTAGAAAGCGTGCGTGATCATTTTGGTGTACCGGTTTATGGCTCTCATCTTGCGGATAAACCACTTTTTGAGCAGCTTCCGCAAATGTGCGAAAAATTTGGCTTACCTCCTGTAAAAGGCTTTTTACCTGATCATTGGCTCAAGGAAGGTGATGAAGTTACGGTTGGTGCTTTAAAATTCAATATCCGCCATTTACCGGGGCATGCACCAGGACATATCGGCTTTTTTGATTTAGAGAACAAAGTTGCATTTAGTGGCGATGTATTGTTTAAAGACAGTATCGGGCGTACTGATCTCTATTTAGGGAATTTTGAGCAACTGATTGACACAATCAAAACAAAAATGTTTGATTTGGAAGATGATTTTATTATTATCCCAGGACATGGTGCTCATACTACCATAGGTAGAGAAAAGGTTCACAATCCATTTTTAAAATAA
- the argH gene encoding argininosuccinate lyase produces MALWGGRFTQEADQKFKFFNDSLRFDYRLALQDIDGSIGWAKAITSVGILTEEEHQQLVAALKALRAEIEPKIEIILKDDAEDIHSWVESKLIEKVGDLGKKLHTGRSRNDQVAVDMKMWCKAQVVVLQERIRNLQEKLVLTAEANQQAVMPGYTHLQRAQPITFAHWCMAYFEMLERDYSRLADAYKRMHTCPLGSGALAGTAYAIDRDQLAQDLGFSIGTRNSLDSVSDRDHVLELLSNASISMVHLSRFAEDLIFFNSGESAFLELSDRVTSGSSLMPQKKNPDACELIRGKSGRVFGALTGLLTTLKGLPLAYNKDMQEDKEGIFDAMETWQACLEIGALVLEDINVNVERTREAAQQGYSNATELADYLVAKGIPFREAHHIVGEAVVYAISKREPLEALSVSEFKQFHSVIDEDVYPILSLESCLEKRCAKGGVNPERVSEAISAAKILLSI; encoded by the coding sequence ATGGCACTTTGGGGTGGACGTTTCACACAAGAAGCAGACCAAAAATTCAAATTTTTTAATGACTCTCTACGTTTCGATTATCGTCTGGCATTACAAGATATTGATGGTTCAATCGGTTGGGCAAAAGCGATTACATCTGTTGGTATTTTAACAGAAGAAGAGCATCAGCAGCTTGTAGCGGCATTAAAAGCACTACGTGCAGAAATTGAACCTAAAATTGAAATTATTTTAAAAGACGATGCAGAAGATATCCATAGCTGGGTTGAATCGAAGCTTATTGAAAAAGTTGGGGATTTAGGTAAAAAGCTCCATACAGGACGTAGCCGTAATGATCAGGTTGCGGTAGATATGAAAATGTGGTGTAAAGCACAAGTTGTTGTGCTTCAAGAACGTATCCGTAACCTACAAGAAAAATTAGTTTTAACGGCAGAAGCAAATCAACAAGCTGTTATGCCAGGTTATACTCATTTACAACGTGCACAGCCAATCACTTTTGCACATTGGTGTATGGCATATTTTGAAATGTTAGAGCGTGATTACAGCCGTTTAGCCGATGCTTATAAGCGTATGCATACGTGCCCATTAGGCTCAGGTGCATTAGCCGGAACTGCTTATGCTATTGATCGCGACCAACTTGCTCAAGATCTCGGTTTTAGCATTGGTACGCGTAATAGCTTGGACAGCGTATCGGATCGTGATCATGTGTTAGAGCTTCTTTCAAATGCTTCCATTAGTATGGTGCATTTATCTCGTTTTGCAGAAGATCTAATTTTCTTTAATAGCGGTGAATCTGCATTCTTAGAGCTTTCTGATCGTGTTACGTCTGGTTCATCGCTTATGCCACAAAAGAAAAACCCGGATGCGTGTGAGTTAATTCGTGGAAAATCCGGACGTGTATTTGGCGCTTTAACTGGCTTACTCACAACCTTAAAAGGATTGCCATTAGCTTACAACAAAGATATGCAAGAAGATAAAGAAGGCATTTTTGATGCGATGGAAACATGGCAAGCTTGCTTAGAAATTGGTGCCTTAGTACTTGAAGATATCAATGTGAATGTTGAGCGTACACGTGAAGCCGCACAGCAAGGTTACTCTAATGCAACAGAATTGGCTGATTATTTAGTGGCGAAAGGTATTCCATTCCGTGAGGCTCATCATATTGTTGGAGAAGCGGTAGTTTATGCGATCAGTAAGCGTGAACCTTTAGAAGCATTATCTGTTTCAGAGTTCAAGCAGTTCCATAGTGTGATTGATGAGGATGTTTATCCGATTCTGTCCTTAGAGTCTTGTTTAGAGAAGCGTTGTGCGAAAGGTGGGGTAAATCCTGAGCGCGTATCAGAAGCCATTTCTGCTGCAAAAATATTATTAAGTATCTAA
- a CDS encoding Tex family protein: MSNLNQQISQIIATELNVGAHQILAAMTLLDEGNTIPFIARYRKEVTGGLDDTQLRHFETRLIYLRELDDRRQTILKSIEEQGKLTEELQTKILSVESKTELEDLYLPYKPKRRTRGQIAIEAGLEPLAELLWSDPSQQPENAAEAFVSVEKGVADTKAALDGARYILMERFSEDADLLAKLRQYLTAYAAFEAKVIEGKEEEGEKFRDYFTHSEPFKTVPSHRALAMFRGRNEGILSLSLNPEPENEETKSTSPCEEIIRQHLGVIFNQQPADKWREQVIAWTWKIKVLLHLETELMATLREKAEEEAIDVFARNLSALLMAAPAGARNTMGLDPGLRTGVKVAVVDNTGKLLATETIYPHTTGKAAAEVSLYKLIKQHNVELIAIGNGTASRETERFAKDVLKQIKESKSDMLIPQTVVVSEAGASVYSASELAANEFPDLDVSLRGAVSIARRLQDPLAELVKIEPKAIGVGQYQHDVNQSQLARKLDAVVEDCVNAVGVDLNTASAPLLARVAGMTKTLAQNIVAFRDENGRFNSRSDLKKVPRLGPKAFEQCAGFMRILNGKNPLDASSVHPEAYPVVEKILQATTATLADLMGNATKIHQLNAKDFVDEQFGLPTVTDILKELEKPGRDPRGEFKTATFMEGVEEIKDLKVGMILEGTVTNVANFGAFVDIGVHQDGLVHISMLSNRFVDDPHTVVKAGDVVKVKVLEVDVARKRIALTMRLDDSAGEKKSEHNENRKMTEKSDRLQNQSSKPQRNQFTNNAFADALKGWKK, translated from the coding sequence ATGTCAAATTTAAATCAACAAATTAGCCAAATTATCGCCACAGAACTTAATGTTGGCGCACACCAAATTTTAGCGGCAATGACCCTTCTTGATGAAGGTAATACCATTCCTTTTATCGCTCGTTATCGTAAAGAGGTAACGGGAGGATTAGACGACACTCAGCTTCGTCATTTTGAAACTCGCTTAATTTATTTACGCGAATTAGATGATCGCCGCCAAACAATTTTAAAATCTATTGAAGAGCAAGGTAAATTAACCGAGGAGCTTCAAACCAAAATTCTTAGCGTAGAAAGTAAAACCGAATTAGAAGATCTTTATTTACCTTATAAACCTAAACGCCGTACACGTGGACAAATTGCGATTGAAGCAGGGCTTGAGCCTCTTGCGGAATTATTATGGTCAGATCCTTCGCAACAACCTGAAAATGCGGCAGAAGCGTTTGTGAGTGTAGAGAAAGGCGTAGCAGATACAAAAGCGGCTTTAGACGGTGCAAGATATATTCTGATGGAGCGTTTTTCAGAAGATGCGGATTTACTTGCAAAACTTCGCCAATATTTGACCGCTTATGCCGCTTTTGAAGCAAAAGTTATTGAAGGTAAAGAGGAAGAAGGCGAAAAATTCCGTGATTACTTTACTCACAGTGAGCCATTCAAAACCGTGCCTTCTCATCGTGCGTTAGCGATGTTCCGTGGACGTAATGAAGGTATATTATCGCTTTCACTCAATCCGGAGCCGGAAAATGAGGAAACTAAATCAACAAGCCCTTGTGAAGAGATTATTCGTCAGCATCTTGGTGTCATTTTCAATCAACAACCGGCGGATAAATGGCGGGAGCAAGTGATTGCTTGGACGTGGAAAATTAAAGTCCTTCTTCATCTTGAAACCGAATTGATGGCAACCTTACGTGAAAAAGCGGAAGAAGAAGCCATTGATGTTTTTGCCCGTAATCTTTCTGCGTTATTGATGGCTGCACCTGCAGGGGCAAGAAATACGATGGGGCTAGACCCGGGTTTAAGAACAGGGGTTAAAGTAGCGGTTGTGGATAACACTGGAAAATTATTAGCTACAGAGACTATTTATCCACATACGACCGGTAAAGCGGCTGCAGAAGTTTCACTTTATAAATTGATCAAGCAACACAATGTTGAATTGATTGCGATTGGTAATGGTACAGCTTCTCGTGAAACAGAACGTTTTGCCAAAGATGTGCTTAAACAGATTAAAGAAAGCAAATCGGATATGTTGATCCCGCAAACCGTAGTGGTCAGCGAAGCCGGCGCTTCGGTGTACTCTGCATCAGAATTAGCGGCAAATGAATTCCCTGATTTAGATGTTTCTTTACGTGGTGCGGTATCTATTGCCCGCCGTTTACAAGACCCACTTGCGGAATTAGTTAAAATTGAACCGAAAGCCATTGGCGTAGGGCAATATCAACACGATGTGAACCAATCTCAACTTGCCCGAAAATTAGATGCCGTGGTAGAAGATTGCGTAAATGCGGTAGGTGTTGATTTAAATACCGCTTCAGCTCCACTTCTCGCACGTGTTGCCGGTATGACAAAAACGCTTGCACAAAATATTGTGGCATTCCGTGATGAAAATGGACGATTTAACAGTCGCTCCGATTTGAAAAAAGTACCACGCTTAGGGCCAAAAGCCTTTGAGCAATGTGCCGGCTTTATGCGAATTTTAAATGGAAAAAATCCGCTTGATGCCTCAAGTGTTCACCCGGAAGCTTACCCGGTAGTTGAGAAAATTCTACAAGCCACTACGGCAACCCTTGCGGATTTAATGGGAAATGCGACTAAAATTCATCAGCTCAATGCAAAAGATTTTGTTGATGAACAATTTGGTTTACCAACCGTAACGGATATTCTCAAAGAGCTTGAAAAACCGGGGCGAGATCCACGTGGCGAATTCAAAACAGCTACTTTTATGGAAGGCGTTGAAGAGATCAAGGATCTTAAAGTGGGAATGATCTTAGAAGGTACGGTAACCAACGTTGCTAACTTTGGTGCTTTCGTTGATATTGGTGTACATCAAGACGGATTAGTGCATATTTCAATGCTTTCTAATCGCTTTGTTGATGATCCGCATACCGTGGTAAAAGCAGGCGATGTAGTTAAGGTTAAAGTGCTTGAAGTAGATGTTGCTCGTAAACGTATTGCTTTAACAATGCGCTTAGATGACTCTGCAGGAGAGAAGAAATCTGAACACAACGAAAATCGCAAAATGACTGAAAAATCAGACCGCTTACAAAATCAATCATCGAAACCTCAACGTAATCAATTTACGAATAATGCATTTGCAGATGCGTTGAAAGGGTGGAAAAAGTAA
- the pilW gene encoding type IV pilus biogenesis/stability protein PilW, which translates to MPFAKLFNFFTACLVLFLVGCSSTVEPISEFNRSEAVKARINLALAYLDHHDFPKAKENIDRALSHDPKDYLPYSVLAYYYQQTGEPQQAEKAYLDALTLSHNRPDVLNNYGTFLCKQGQFQQAYQQFEKAVSSEQPYYHQADSLENIILCAKSESNLAKVQEAINQLEKLDKVRANQLR; encoded by the coding sequence ATGCCATTTGCAAAATTATTCAATTTTTTTACCGCTTGTTTAGTCTTGTTTCTTGTCGGCTGTTCTTCTACGGTAGAGCCAATTTCTGAATTTAACCGTTCAGAAGCGGTTAAAGCGAGGATCAACCTCGCTTTAGCTTATCTTGATCACCACGATTTCCCTAAAGCCAAAGAGAATATTGACCGTGCGTTAAGCCACGATCCGAAAGACTACCTTCCTTACTCTGTTCTCGCCTACTATTATCAACAAACAGGCGAACCTCAACAGGCTGAAAAAGCTTACCTTGATGCTTTAACCTTAAGCCATAATCGTCCTGATGTACTCAATAATTACGGCACTTTTTTGTGTAAACAAGGTCAATTTCAGCAGGCATATCAACAATTTGAAAAAGCAGTAAGTAGCGAACAGCCTTATTATCATCAAGCAGATAGCCTCGAAAATATTATTCTTTGTGCTAAATCTGAATCCAATCTTGCGAAAGTACAGGAAGCAATAAATCAACTGGAAAAATTAGATAAGGTCAGAGCGAACCAACTTCGTTAA